A window of Panicum virgatum strain AP13 chromosome 8K, P.virgatum_v5, whole genome shotgun sequence contains these coding sequences:
- the LOC120645436 gene encoding LRR receptor-like serine/threonine-protein kinase EFR → MAGTAAPSPIGSNDDVISGSGSETDTAALLAFKAQLADPLGILSDNWTAATPFCHWVGVSCSRRRPRVTALQLQDVPLQGCLSASLGNLSFLSLLNLRSTELTGSIPPELGRLPRLRMLVLANNTLSGTIPSALGNLTKLEHINLLRNQLTGHIPRELGNLCNLRSMALMANYLTGLVPHDLFNQTSLLAHLNLGNNSLSGTIPHAIGQLPMLQFLSLQVNHFSGSIPPAIFNMTSIMVISLSINYLNGTIPSGNNSFNLPMLEVLSMSENSFTGQIPLGLSGCQYLQELSLSINQFEGPVPEWLAKLPNLYVIYLGGNKLVGTIPSALSNLTNLEELDLSMCKLKGLIPTELGHIHRPNHRYFLKFLMPAGIVILLGAVATFLYIIMSHKAKRQEERLVSPGIFGVINHRLLSYHEIARATGNFSESNLIGSGSFGKVYKGQLMDGAMVAIKVLNMHLEQAVRSFDAECRVLRMARHRNLISILTTCSNLEFRALVLQYMPKGSLEALLHSDSRGRSGYLQRLEIMLDVSMALEYLHYDHCEVVLHCDLKPSNVLFDEDMVAHVADFGIAKLLLGDDFSAVSASMPGTIGYIAPEYGSVGRLSRKSDVFSYGVMLLEVFTGKRPTDPMFLQQEPAGSLNDFLIPVLEIGLLCSDDLPDQRMVMRDVVATLKKIREAYMASVTRRQSAQ, encoded by the exons ATGGCCGGCACTGCCGCTCCTTCGCCCATCGGCAGCAACGACGACGTCATCAGCGGTAGCGGTAGTGAAACCGACACCGCCGCCCTGCTGGCTTTCAAGGCCCAGCTCGCCGATCCTCTCGGCATCCTCAGCGACAACTGGACCGCCGCCACTCCCTTCTGCCACTGGGTCGGCGTGTcgtgcagccggcggcggccgcgtgtCACCGCTCTCCAGCTGCAAGATGTGCCTCTCCAAGGATGTCTATCCGCTAGCCTTGGTaacctctccttcctctctttgCTCAACCTGAGGAGCACGGAGCTGACGGGCTCCATCCCACCGGAACTGGGAAGGCTTCCTCGTCTCAGAATGCTTGTTCTTGCCAACAACACCTTGTCCGGCACAATTCCATCGGCGCTAGGGAACCTCACGAAGCTTGAGCACATCAATCTGTTGCGCAACCAACTCACGGGGCATATCCCCCGCGAGCTGGGAAATCTGTGCAATCTTAGGTCCATGGCTCTTATGGCCAATTATCTCACAGGACTAGTACCACATGATTTGTTTAACCAAACATCTCTGTTGGCACATCTGAACCTGGGGAACAACAGTTTGTCGGGCACAATTCCACATGCCATTGGCCAGTTGCCCATGCTGCAATTCTTGAGCTTGCAAGTAAACCACTTCTCTGGCTCGATACCTCCTGCCATTTTCAACATGACTAGCATTATGGTAATTTCTCTTTCAATCAACTACCTCAATGGAACCATCCCTAGCGGCAACAATAGCTTCAACCTCCCCATGCTAGAAGTATTATCCATGTCCGAGAACAGTTTCACGGGTCAAATTCCATTGGGGCTCTCAGGATGTCAATACCTCCAAGAACTTTCACTATCAATAAACCAGTTTGAGGGTCCAGTGCCAGAATGGTTAGCCAAACTACCAAATCTCTATGTAATCTATTTAGGTGGGAATAAACTTGTTGGCACGATCCCATCTGCTCTCAGCAATCTTACCAATCTTGAGGAACTGGACCTTTCAATGTGCAAGCTAAAAGGTCTGATCCCAACAGAGCTTGGGCA CATCCATCGACCAAATCATAGGTATTTCTTAAAGTTCTTGATGCCTGCTGGTATTGTTATTCTACTTGGAGCTGTTGCCACGTTTCTATATATAATAATGAGCCACAAAGCCAAAAGGCAGGAGGAGCGGCTGGTTTCTCCTGGCATATTCGGTGTCATAAACCACAGGTTACTCTCCTACCATGAGATTGCTCGTGCCACTGGTAATTTCAGTGAGAGTAATCTGATTGGGTCTGGAAGCTTTGGAAAAGTTTATAAGGGACAGTTGATGGACGGAGCTATGGTCGCAATAAAAGTTCTGAACATGCATCTAGAACAAGCGGTGAGAAGCTTCGATGCCGAGTGCCGTGTCCTGCGCATGGCCCGACACCGCAACTTGATAAGTATACTTACAACCTGCTCCAATCTTGAGTTCAGAGCCTTGGTCCTTCAGTATATGCCCAAGGGAAGCTTAGAGGCTCTCCTGCACTCTGATAGCAGAGGGCGATCGGGATACCTTCAGAGACTGGAAATTATGTTGGACGTGTCCATGGCACTGGAGTATCTTCACTATGATCATTGTGAAGTTGTCCTGCATTGTGACTTAAAACCTAGCAATGTCCTGTTTGATGAGGACATGGTAGCACATGTGGCGGATTTTGGGATTGCAAAACTGTTGTTGGGTGATGACTTCTCCGCAGTTTCTGCGAGCATGCCTGGAACAATCGGTTATATTGCACCAG AGTATGGATCGGTGGGAAGGCTGTCAAGAAAAAGTGATGTATTCAGCTacggggtcatgcttcttgaaGTATTCACTGGAAAAAGGCCCACAGATCCTATGTTC CTACAGCAAGAACCTGCTGGGAGTCTGAATGACTTCCTGATCCCAGTGCTTGAAATAGGATTACTATGCTCCGATGATTTGCCAGACCAAAGAATGGTCATGCGAGATGTGGTGGCGACGCTGAAGAAGATAAGAGAGGCATACATGGCTTCTGTGACAAGGAGGCAGAGTGCCCAGTGA